The following coding sequences lie in one Prionailurus viverrinus isolate Anna chromosome X, UM_Priviv_1.0, whole genome shotgun sequence genomic window:
- the LOC125157912 gene encoding melanoma-associated antigen 9-like translates to SEEEEELEEEKAEEEEGGYPSPSSSSSSSPSSLSSSCSVLILVPLEEGSAAAGSPIPPQSPRSSCPSPSAMAGASGSQSHQGSSSPDEEGSSTWGAPAGAQASLPDALCVKVAGLVLLLLLKYRTKQPTTRAEMLAAVSQDDQDRFPVIFRRACEYLQLVFGVDVKEVDPRERSYVLVSILGLSCDGTPSGRDGMPKTSLLVLVLWVILLEDDRAPEEAVWEALGVMGVYAGREHVFYGEPRELLTEVWVQEGYLEYRQVPGSEPARYEFLWGPRAHAETSGVQVLQHILAVNSRQPGSPCLSEDAVSHEEERA, encoded by the coding sequence tcggaggaagaggaggagttggaggaggagaaagcagaggaggaggaggggggatacccatctccctcctcctcctcctcctcctctccttcctccttgtcctcctcctgctctgtcctcatTCTGGTCCCCCTGGAGGAGGGGTCTGCTGCTGCCGGGTCCCCGATTCCTCCCCAGAGCCCTCggagctcctgcccctcccccagtgccatGGCAGGCGCTTCGGGGAGCCAGTCCCACCAGGGCTCCAGCAGCCCCGATGAGGAGGGGTCGAGCACCTGGGGGGCCCCGGCAGGGGCCCAGGCCTCGCTCCCAGATGCGCTCTGCGTGAAGGTGGCCGGCCTGGTGCTGCTTCTGCTCCTCAAGTATCGCACCAAGCAGCCGACCACACGGGCGGAGATGCTGGCGGCGGTTAGCCAAGATGACCAGGACCGCTTCCCCGTGATCTTCCGCCGAGCCTGCGAGTATCTGCAGCTGGTCTTTGGAGTCGACGTGAAGGAAGTGGACCCCCGCGAGCGCTCCTACGTCCTGGTCAGCATCCTGGGCCTCAGCTGCGATGGGACGCCGAGTGGTAGGGACGGCATGCCCAAGACCAGCCTCCTGGTGCTGGTCCTATGGGTGATCCTCCTGGAGGACGACCGTGCCCCTGAGGAGGCGGTGTGGGAAGCGCTGGGGGTCATGGGGGTGTATGCCGGCAGGGAGCACGTATTCTATGGGGAGCCCAGGGAGCTGCTGACCGAAGTCTGGGTGCAGGAAGGGTACCTGGAGTACCGGCAGGTGCCCGGCAGCGAGCCCGCACGCTACGAGTTCCTGTGGGGTCCCAGGGCCCACGCAGAAACCAGCGGCGTGCAAGTGCTGCAGCACATCCTGGCGGTCAACAGCAGGCAGCCCGGGTCTCCGTGTCTGTCCGAAGACGCTGTGAGCCATGAGGAAGAGCGGGCCTGA